The Desmonostoc muscorum LEGE 12446 genome includes a region encoding these proteins:
- the purQ gene encoding phosphoribosylformylglycinamidine synthase subunit PurQ, which yields MTKFGVVVFPGSNCDRDVAYVTRDLLGQPTRMVWHQDTDIADLDVVVIPGGFSYGDYLRCGAIARFSPVMQQVVEHAQKGKFVLGICNGFQVLTEAGLLPGVLTKNRDLHFICDRVSIKVERTNLPWTQAYKDDEIITLPIAHGEGRFYADAATLAEIEDNGQVLFRYAGENPNGSLNNIAGICDRSGFVLGMMPHPERASDAVLGNSDGLGLFQGLLEKVAALV from the coding sequence ATGACTAAATTCGGTGTTGTTGTTTTTCCGGGTTCTAATTGCGATCGCGATGTCGCCTATGTGACCAGAGACTTGTTGGGGCAACCGACTCGTATGGTTTGGCATCAAGATACAGACATTGCTGATTTGGATGTTGTTGTTATACCTGGTGGTTTTAGTTACGGGGATTATCTACGCTGTGGTGCCATCGCCCGGTTTTCGCCTGTGATGCAGCAGGTTGTGGAACACGCCCAAAAGGGGAAATTTGTCCTCGGTATTTGTAACGGTTTTCAGGTATTAACTGAAGCTGGTCTGTTGCCGGGGGTGTTGACCAAAAATCGAGATTTGCATTTTATTTGCGATCGCGTTTCTATAAAAGTTGAGCGTACCAATCTACCTTGGACGCAAGCTTATAAGGATGACGAAATTATCACTTTGCCCATTGCCCACGGCGAAGGACGATTCTACGCTGACGCAGCTACTCTCGCTGAAATTGAAGATAACGGACAAGTCTTGTTCCGCTATGCAGGAGAGAATCCCAATGGTTCATTGAATAATATTGCGGGGATTTGCGATCGCTCTGGCTTTGTTTTGGGAATGATGCCACACCCAGAAAGGGCGTCTGATGCGGTGTTGGGCAATAGCGATGGGTTAGGGTTGTTTCAGGGATTGTTAGAGAAGGTGGCGGCGTTGGTTTAA
- the purS gene encoding phosphoribosylformylglycinamidine synthase subunit PurS, with the protein MQRKYLAKIHVTLRPSVLDPAGVAVQSGLQQMGYDNVEQVRIGKYIELTIVSPDEKKARQDLNNICDQMLANPVIENYRFDLIEVESQTGVF; encoded by the coding sequence GTGCAAAGGAAGTATCTAGCTAAAATTCACGTGACACTTCGTCCCTCAGTCTTAGACCCTGCTGGTGTGGCTGTACAATCCGGTCTCCAGCAAATGGGATACGATAACGTTGAGCAAGTGCGGATTGGTAAGTACATTGAACTTACCATCGTCTCGCCGGATGAAAAAAAAGCGCGTCAAGACCTCAATAACATCTGTGACCAAATGCTAGCAAATCCGGTGATTGAAAATTATCGCTTTGATTTAATTGAGGTCGAATCACAGACGGGGGTCTTTTAG
- a CDS encoding aromatic ring-hydroxylating dioxygenase subunit alpha encodes MNLNSQTFNSTRKPKTFNNPERFIEGWYWVIPSQNLRVGEVKPVTILGRELVIYRGKDKRVVTFDAYCPHMGAHLAEGKVEGNALRCFFHHWKFDGEGMCIDIPCLDTPLSLKLQSWPTAEKYGMIWVWTGEIPQQPLPFVPELEHKECDIAIHSHFLMNCHPHVVMINAIDAQHVNTVHKLPVEVFFERQQLNENAIIFTNTAPIKENSFFIKLIRLFYKNTITYSICYWYGTINIVTVGPDFLHVHMMFATRLHEGGKAEGQIVLMVKKRKGIFGWLSNRVVLWLTKIAGKYFLMGDIKVVQTIQFDLKTPIKADQSIMQFINHVEKQQSRMWGTWEEARSRDDESKAKRERWRDSMSND; translated from the coding sequence ATGAATCTCAACTCGCAGACTTTTAACTCAACCCGTAAACCTAAAACTTTTAATAATCCAGAGCGTTTTATTGAAGGATGGTATTGGGTAATACCCTCTCAAAATCTGCGGGTAGGTGAAGTAAAACCTGTCACGATTTTGGGCAGAGAACTAGTGATTTACCGTGGGAAAGATAAAAGAGTAGTTACTTTTGATGCCTACTGTCCACATATGGGCGCTCATCTTGCTGAAGGCAAAGTTGAGGGGAATGCACTACGTTGTTTTTTCCACCACTGGAAGTTTGATGGTGAAGGGATGTGTATTGATATCCCGTGTTTAGATACGCCGCTTTCTTTGAAGTTACAATCTTGGCCAACTGCTGAGAAGTACGGGATGATTTGGGTTTGGACTGGAGAAATACCACAACAACCTCTACCTTTTGTTCCAGAGTTAGAACACAAAGAGTGTGATATTGCCATCCATTCTCACTTTTTAATGAATTGTCACCCTCATGTGGTGATGATTAATGCGATCGATGCTCAGCACGTAAATACAGTTCACAAACTGCCTGTAGAAGTTTTCTTTGAAAGACAGCAACTCAACGAAAATGCGATTATCTTCACCAACACTGCACCCATCAAAGAAAATTCATTTTTCATCAAGCTCATCCGTCTTTTCTACAAAAATACCATCACTTACAGTATTTGTTATTGGTACGGTACCATTAATATTGTGACAGTTGGTCCTGATTTCCTCCATGTCCACATGATGTTTGCTACGCGCCTTCATGAAGGGGGAAAAGCTGAAGGCCAAATTGTGTTGATGGTTAAAAAACGTAAGGGAATTTTTGGTTGGTTATCCAATCGAGTTGTGCTGTGGTTGACTAAGATTGCAGGTAAGTACTTTCTCATGGGTGACATCAAAGTTGTCCAAACTATTCAGTTTGATTTGAAAACCCCAATTAAGGCAGATCAGTCAATTATGCAGTTCATCAATCATGTTGAAAAACAGCAGTCTCGAATGTGGGGGACTTGGGAAGAAGCGCGATCGCGCGATGATGAAAGCAAGGCTAAGCGCGAACGATGGCGGGATAGCATGAGTAATGACTAA
- a CDS encoding tetratricopeptide repeat protein, which translates to MDWITLLRSLQSDFIKRLASGCLLHCETEGQYSELTIISGERLKTLREFCWQMAEKYKRVLPVRDVFISYLKGKLGEEVVKERLADFITEVDYEKRFGGDGKIDFTLTSDPSIGIEVKSRHGSIDRVRWSISSEEVEKNAVVVCILIQEDVSEAQSEYHLFLAGFLPTRMIKLKTGKISFGIDQLLYGGGLFCYLEQLQSSGNQNYFTQQPPIDKYLPKQETPPKLANNHLLKSSFQPHVESYLHSTDEDLNLLYLKLGDECFQKGEYTNAIASYNQVLEINSSDADLYYKRGLAQYQLGNYDAAIADYSQAIQINIHDAKSYNKRGLALYQIGRLEEAINDYTQAIRINPNLAVAYKNRAEARSHIGDNQGAIEDYTQAIKINPDYADAYKNRGIARYLLGTPPVFSQAIKINPQDALAYKNRGNARSDLGDFQGAIEDYTKAIEINPNYIDAYYNRGNARSDLGDFTGAFEDYTQAIQINYNYADAYYNRGNIRLEMADKQGAIEDFQKAADIYRKEGKLEALKDTKERILELEVEESLDILNF; encoded by the coding sequence ATGGACTGGATTACGCTACTGCGATCGCTACAGTCTGATTTTATCAAAAGGTTAGCATCTGGTTGTCTGCTTCATTGTGAAACAGAAGGTCAATATAGTGAATTAACTATAATTTCTGGAGAGAGGTTAAAGACGCTACGGGAATTTTGCTGGCAGATGGCTGAAAAATATAAGCGTGTTTTGCCAGTTCGTGATGTTTTCATCAGTTATCTCAAGGGGAAACTCGGTGAGGAAGTTGTCAAGGAACGTTTAGCTGATTTTATTACCGAAGTCGATTATGAAAAGCGATTCGGCGGTGATGGTAAAATAGATTTTACCTTGACTTCTGACCCGTCTATTGGTATTGAAGTTAAATCTCGTCACGGTAGTATTGACAGAGTTAGATGGTCAATTAGTTCTGAAGAAGTTGAAAAAAATGCAGTTGTAGTTTGCATTTTAATTCAAGAAGATGTGAGCGAGGCTCAATCTGAGTATCACCTTTTTTTAGCTGGCTTTCTCCCAACCAGAATGATTAAGTTAAAGACTGGTAAAATTTCATTTGGGATAGACCAATTACTTTATGGTGGTGGTTTATTTTGCTATTTAGAACAGTTACAATCTTCTGGAAATCAGAATTATTTTACCCAACAACCACCGATTGACAAATATCTCCCAAAACAAGAAACACCACCTAAGCTTGCTAATAATCATCTGCTGAAATCTTCTTTTCAACCTCATGTAGAGAGTTATTTGCATTCTACTGACGAAGATTTAAATTTGCTTTACCTAAAATTAGGTGATGAATGTTTCCAAAAAGGAGAATATACAAATGCAATAGCTAGCTATAATCAAGTTTTAGAAATTAACAGTAGTGATGCTGATTTGTATTATAAACGAGGTTTAGCTCAGTATCAACTAGGAAATTATGACGCAGCGATCGCAGATTATTCTCAGGCAATCCAGATAAATATTCATGATGCTAAATCTTACAATAAACGAGGTTTAGCTTTATATCAAATAGGACGATTAGAAGAAGCAATTAATGATTATACCCAAGCTATTAGAATTAATCCTAACCTTGCCGTAGCTTATAAAAATCGCGCTGAAGCTCGTTCTCATATAGGAGATAACCAGGGAGCAATTGAAGATTATACCCAAGCTATTAAAATTAATCCCGATTATGCTGATGCTTATAAAAATCGTGGTATTGCCCGTTATTTACTAGGAACTCCACCAGTATTTTCCCAAGCAATCAAAATTAATCCCCAAGATGCCCTAGCTTATAAAAATCGTGGTAATGCTCGTTCTGATTTAGGAGATTTTCAGGGGGCAATTGAAGATTATACCAAGGCGATAGAGATTAATCCTAATTATATAGATGCTTATTACAACCGTGGTAATGCTCGTTCCGATTTAGGAGATTTTACAGGAGCATTTGAAGATTATACTCAAGCAATCCAGATTAATTATAATTATGCTGATGCTTATTATAATCGTGGCAATATTCGCTTAGAAATGGCAGATAAACAGGGCGCAATTGAAGATTTTCAAAAAGCCGCAGATATCTATCGCAAAGAAGGAAAACTAGAAGCTCTCAAAGATACAAAAGAAAGAATATTAGAATTAGAAGTAGAAGAATCATTAGATATTTTAAACTTCTAG
- a CDS encoding lipoxygenase family protein, producing the protein MSQIQTEDSSSTLNQKSIILDLVDLLKLLYSLLKLREAALKGFTYKYNYTYLDPLAITNVPQFTIGSITIPLLPKEELPNLKWVIAVVIRLVVTQLNKFLINQPDFLKSIIAVSLDAIGNEINKPESQEELSAILLKLKSSLEEINQYQKVDEQLVLARFAKQPESITHLSIEAEFQEIEKQIDQLLIQNPERVTPNLEDLSEEPKIQNLKEIIKSTAKLAELAKYQIPSSKSASDSPSLESYNNQFQVIAKPDISYHFQEDKYFAYMQVAGPNPVMLQQLAQLDLRLPITQEKYSNVANLYGVSDTLNNALAEGRIYLADYTVLDTLANGTFPEKQKYISAPLALFAVPPSSYGVRSLFPVAISYQQTSISNDWILFTPLVTDTDADTWMTAKNIVQMADSNYHELVSHLGRTHLVVEPFVVATNLLPDNHNLRNLLKPHLEGTVLINYGAHTTLIAPGGGVDELLASTIGSDQTLAANGAQSYLFNFNDIAFPDTLINRGVDDTSKLPIYPYRDDGLLIWGAIESWVKEYFSLYYSSDSSVLNDQSLQTWASTLISHEGGRLQNFGEDEQGHIKTLDYLVKAVSTIIFTASAQHAAVNFPQKELMMYTPGFPLARYLSVPIDSQQPENFIKGLPPLEQALNQINLLYLLGSIYYTNLGNYSPSAFTDPNVTSPLEKFQINLKDIQQQINQRNSNSKGDRIIPYEFLLPTNIPQSINI; encoded by the coding sequence ATGTCACAGATTCAGACTGAAGATTCTTCATCTACCTTAAATCAGAAAAGTATAATCTTAGATCTAGTAGATTTGCTTAAACTTTTATACTCACTTCTGAAATTACGTGAAGCCGCATTGAAAGGTTTTACATATAAATACAACTACACTTATCTAGATCCTTTAGCCATAACAAATGTACCTCAATTCACAATTGGAAGTATTACTATACCTCTTCTTCCTAAAGAAGAACTTCCCAACCTCAAATGGGTAATTGCAGTAGTAATCAGATTAGTTGTTACTCAATTAAACAAGTTTTTAATTAACCAACCTGATTTCTTGAAATCAATAATTGCCGTTTCCTTGGATGCCATTGGTAACGAAATAAACAAGCCAGAATCTCAAGAAGAATTAAGCGCTATTCTTTTGAAACTCAAATCCAGTTTAGAAGAAATTAATCAATATCAGAAAGTTGATGAGCAACTTGTACTTGCTAGATTTGCGAAACAACCAGAAAGCATTACTCACCTTTCAATTGAGGCGGAATTTCAAGAAATTGAGAAACAGATAGATCAATTATTAATTCAAAATCCAGAAAGGGTTACCCCGAATTTAGAAGACTTAAGTGAAGAACCTAAAATTCAAAATCTTAAGGAAATAATTAAATCCACGGCTAAGTTAGCAGAACTAGCTAAGTATCAAATCCCCAGTTCAAAGTCTGCTTCTGATTCTCCTAGCCTGGAAAGTTACAACAACCAATTTCAAGTTATAGCCAAACCGGATATTTCTTATCACTTTCAAGAAGATAAATATTTTGCTTATATGCAGGTGGCTGGTCCCAACCCAGTTATGCTACAGCAGCTAGCACAACTAGATTTGCGTTTACCAATTACTCAAGAAAAATACTCTAATGTTGCTAACTTATATGGAGTTTCAGATACTCTAAATAACGCCCTAGCTGAGGGTCGAATTTATTTAGCAGACTATACTGTGTTAGATACCTTGGCAAATGGCACTTTCCCTGAAAAACAAAAGTATATTTCTGCTCCTTTAGCACTATTTGCAGTACCACCAAGTAGCTATGGAGTTCGCTCTTTATTCCCAGTCGCAATTAGTTATCAGCAGACTTCAATTAGTAATGATTGGATTTTATTTACACCCTTAGTTACTGATACTGATGCAGATACGTGGATGACTGCCAAGAATATTGTCCAAATGGCAGATAGCAACTATCACGAGTTAGTCAGTCACTTAGGCCGTACTCACTTGGTGGTTGAGCCTTTTGTTGTGGCAACTAATCTATTGCCTGACAACCACAATCTAAGGAACCTGCTAAAACCTCATCTTGAGGGTACTGTACTGATTAATTATGGCGCTCATACAACCTTAATCGCCCCAGGGGGTGGTGTAGATGAGCTGCTAGCTAGCACTATTGGCAGTGACCAAACTCTAGCTGCTAATGGAGCGCAAAGCTACCTATTTAACTTTAATGATATTGCCTTTCCTGATACTTTAATAAATCGGGGTGTTGACGATACTAGCAAACTACCTATTTACCCTTATAGAGATGACGGATTACTGATTTGGGGGGCTATTGAAAGTTGGGTTAAGGAATATTTTAGTCTCTACTACAGCAGTGATTCATCAGTTCTTAACGATCAATCTTTACAGACTTGGGCATCTACATTGATTTCCCATGAAGGAGGCCGCTTACAAAATTTTGGTGAAGATGAACAAGGGCATATTAAAACACTAGATTATTTAGTGAAAGCTGTCTCAACAATTATTTTTACGGCTAGCGCTCAACACGCTGCTGTTAATTTTCCGCAAAAGGAACTGATGATGTATACACCAGGATTTCCTTTAGCTCGTTATTTATCTGTACCTATAGATTCCCAGCAACCAGAGAATTTCATCAAGGGACTACCGCCGCTAGAGCAAGCACTAAATCAGATCAATTTACTTTATTTACTTGGCTCTATCTACTACACCAATTTAGGCAATTATTCCCCATCAGCTTTTACAGATCCAAATGTAACATCGCCTTTGGAGAAATTCCAGATAAACCTCAAAGATATTCAGCAACAGATTAACCAGAGAAATAGTAATAGTAAGGGTGATAGGATAATACCTTACGAGTTTTTGCTCCCTACCAATATTCCTCAAAGCATCAATATTTAA
- a CDS encoding heavy metal translocating P-type ATPase, with translation MKPKLHSESSGCGHCEHDHDENHNHHHDENHNHDHNHNHGEEFNLKNEVFPLIVIFSLYAPGVIFEYQLHNTLYSIGEYLVFIPAYLLSGWSVLKTAGRNILRGRIFDETFLMTVATLGAIAIHKLPEAVGVMLFYKIGELFQDVAVSRSRNSIKALLEIRPDYANIQTEQGLKKVSPDTVNIGDIIIVKPGEKIPLDGEIIEGNSQVDTSALTGESVPRTVKLGETVLAGTINKIGVLSIKVTKLFDESSIAKILDLVQNAKSKKAETEKFITKFARYYTPIVVFTSLAVALLPPLFISGATSSEWIYRALVLLVISCPCGLVISIPLGYFGGVGGAAKRGILVKGSTFLDTLNIVKTVVFDKTGTLTKGVFQVSEIVAYNGFIEKELLELAAKVESHSNHPIAQSICNAYGDKIDASDVRDYEEIAGYGIRAKVENKVVIAGSDRLLHKEHIYHDTCLVEGTVIHLAVDNIYAGYIVIADEVKEDARQAIQTLKKMGMKTVMLTGDNQAIASRIAQQLGIDIYEAELLPEEKVNAIEKLLSTADKHSKVAFIGDGINDAPVIARADVGIAMGGLGSDAAIETADIVIMTDAPSKVAEAIQIARKTRQIVWQNIGFALAIKGVFIGLGILGVATMWEAVFADVGVAMLAILNATRAMK, from the coding sequence ATGAAGCCAAAATTACATTCAGAATCTTCAGGTTGTGGCCACTGTGAACACGATCATGACGAGAATCATAACCATCATCATGATGAGAATCATAACCATGACCACAATCATAATCACGGTGAAGAATTCAATCTCAAAAATGAGGTATTTCCTTTAATAGTGATTTTCAGTTTGTATGCACCTGGTGTAATTTTTGAATACCAGTTGCATAACACACTCTACTCAATAGGTGAATATTTGGTTTTTATTCCTGCTTATTTATTAAGTGGATGGAGTGTTTTAAAAACTGCGGGACGCAATATACTTAGAGGCAGAATATTTGATGAAACATTTTTGATGACAGTAGCGACACTAGGGGCGATCGCAATTCATAAATTACCCGAAGCTGTCGGAGTTATGTTATTTTATAAAATTGGCGAATTGTTCCAAGATGTTGCCGTCAGTCGTTCTCGTAATTCCATCAAAGCTTTATTAGAAATCCGCCCAGATTATGCAAATATCCAGACAGAACAAGGACTTAAAAAAGTATCGCCAGACACAGTAAATATTGGAGATATTATTATCGTCAAACCTGGAGAGAAGATTCCCTTAGATGGTGAAATTATCGAAGGGAATTCCCAAGTTGATACATCTGCATTAACTGGCGAATCTGTGCCGCGAACCGTGAAGCTGGGAGAAACAGTTTTGGCTGGGACAATCAATAAAATCGGTGTTCTCAGCATTAAAGTCACAAAGCTTTTTGATGAATCTTCCATTGCCAAGATTTTAGACTTGGTGCAAAATGCCAAAAGCAAAAAAGCAGAAACAGAGAAATTTATTACTAAGTTTGCTAGATATTACACGCCAATAGTAGTTTTTACATCTCTAGCAGTTGCCCTGTTACCTCCTTTATTCATTTCTGGCGCAACTTCTTCAGAATGGATTTATCGAGCCTTAGTTTTATTAGTTATTTCCTGTCCCTGTGGACTAGTTATCAGTATTCCATTAGGTTATTTTGGAGGTGTGGGAGGTGCAGCTAAACGCGGTATTTTAGTAAAAGGCTCTACGTTTTTAGATACTCTAAATATAGTCAAAACCGTTGTTTTTGATAAAACTGGAACTTTAACTAAAGGAGTATTTCAAGTATCAGAAATAGTAGCATATAATGGCTTTATTGAAAAAGAATTACTAGAATTAGCTGCCAAAGTTGAATCACATTCAAATCATCCCATTGCCCAATCTATCTGCAATGCTTACGGTGACAAAATCGATGCATCTGATGTGAGAGATTATGAAGAAATAGCAGGTTATGGAATTAGAGCGAAAGTTGAAAATAAGGTAGTGATAGCGGGAAGCGATCGCCTACTACATAAAGAACACATTTATCATGATACTTGCTTAGTAGAAGGAACAGTTATTCATTTAGCAGTGGATAATATTTACGCTGGTTATATAGTCATTGCTGATGAAGTGAAAGAAGATGCGAGACAAGCTATTCAAACACTCAAAAAAATGGGTATGAAAACAGTAATGTTGACAGGAGATAATCAGGCGATTGCCTCTCGAATTGCTCAACAACTTGGCATAGATATTTACGAAGCGGAGTTATTACCAGAAGAAAAAGTTAATGCCATTGAGAAGTTACTCAGCACCGCCGACAAACATAGTAAAGTAGCTTTCATTGGAGATGGCATTAATGATGCGCCAGTAATTGCTAGAGCAGATGTTGGCATAGCAATGGGCGGCTTAGGTTCAGATGCAGCCATAGAAACTGCCGATATTGTGATTATGACAGATGCACCGTCAAAAGTCGCAGAAGCAATACAAATTGCTAGAAAAACTCGCCAAATTGTTTGGCAAAATATTGGGTTTGCTTTAGCGATTAAAGGTGTATTTATTGGATTGGGTATTTTGGGTGTAGCGACAATGTGGGAAGCTGTGTTTGCAGATGTCGGAGTAGCAATGCTGGCAATTCTCAACGCCACTAGAGCAATGAAATAA
- a CDS encoding Fur family transcriptional regulator, which yields MTVIRTRSQERILNLLKTIKKGISAQDIYVELRNTNQGMGLATVYRSLEALKLEGMVQMRNLANGEALYSLAQQDKHHLTCLQCGTSIQINQCPVHNLEDQLETSHKFKIFYHTLEFFGLCSQCQAL from the coding sequence ATGACAGTCATACGCACCCGCAGTCAAGAGCGTATTTTGAACCTGCTAAAAACCATCAAAAAAGGCATTTCCGCCCAGGATATTTATGTAGAACTACGTAACACCAATCAAGGTATGGGTTTAGCCACGGTTTACCGCTCCTTAGAAGCCTTAAAACTCGAAGGCATGGTACAAATGCGGAATTTGGCTAACGGTGAAGCCCTTTACAGCCTAGCGCAGCAAGACAAACACCACCTTACCTGCTTGCAATGCGGTACCTCAATTCAAATTAATCAATGCCCCGTCCATAACCTAGAAGACCAGTTAGAAACCAGCCATAAATTTAAAATTTTTTACCACACCCTAGAGTTTTTTGGCTTGTGTAGCCAATGTCAGGCTTTGTAA